A single region of the Plantactinospora soyae genome encodes:
- a CDS encoding IS110 family RNA-guided transposase → MDRASEDALKVTSDRVVIGMDPHKRSATIEVMAGDETIVGGGRFDTGRDGYAAMRQYTGQWPVRVWAIEGCQGIGRHIANRLLADGEQVVDVPPKLSARARVFATGQGRKTDATDAHSIALVGTRMAGLRPVVNDEQLALLRILVDRRRSLGEDHTRMVSQLHQLLLELIPGGAKKSLSAAQAKALLATVRPRDVVGKTRRRVAAELIGDLERVYRRTKEADKELKELVASTGTTLMDLHGIGPSGAARLLVEVGEVTRFPNRAHFASWNGTAPIDASSGEQVRHRLSRAGNRQINRVLHIMATVQLRNPTEGRAYFDRKKTAGKTSMEAMRALKRRLSDIVYRQMIDDATAGQVTGPGGQRGTTTDSSVTSSHPHAGSSEKSLPGPAATQLRTPLPTMA, encoded by the coding sequence GTGGATCGAGCATCGGAGGACGCGTTGAAGGTCACGTCGGATCGTGTGGTCATCGGTATGGACCCGCACAAGCGCTCTGCCACGATCGAGGTCATGGCCGGCGACGAGACCATCGTCGGCGGCGGCCGGTTCGACACCGGTCGGGACGGCTACGCGGCGATGAGACAGTACACCGGCCAGTGGCCGGTCCGGGTGTGGGCGATTGAGGGTTGCCAGGGCATCGGCCGGCACATCGCCAACCGGTTGTTGGCCGACGGTGAGCAGGTCGTCGACGTCCCGCCGAAGCTGTCCGCCAGGGCGCGGGTGTTCGCGACCGGCCAGGGTCGCAAGACCGACGCCACCGACGCCCACTCCATCGCGCTGGTCGGCACCCGGATGGCCGGATTGCGTCCGGTCGTCAACGATGAGCAGCTCGCCTTGCTTCGGATTCTGGTCGACCGTCGTCGGTCGCTTGGTGAGGACCACACCCGGATGGTGTCCCAGCTGCACCAACTGTTGCTGGAGCTCATACCGGGCGGCGCGAAGAAGAGCCTGTCCGCCGCCCAGGCCAAGGCACTGCTGGCCACGGTCCGGCCCCGTGACGTCGTCGGCAAGACCCGGCGCCGGGTCGCCGCGGAACTGATCGGTGACCTCGAACGCGTCTACCGCCGCACGAAGGAAGCCGACAAGGAACTGAAAGAGCTCGTGGCTTCCACCGGGACCACGCTGATGGACCTGCACGGCATCGGACCCTCCGGCGCCGCCCGACTGCTGGTCGAGGTCGGCGAGGTCACCCGGTTCCCGAACCGGGCCCACTTCGCCTCCTGGAACGGCACCGCCCCCATCGACGCCTCCTCCGGCGAACAAGTCCGCCACCGGCTCTCCCGCGCCGGGAACCGGCAGATCAACCGAGTCCTGCACATCATGGCCACCGTCCAACTACGCAACCCCACCGAGGGCCGCGCCTACTTCGACCGGAAGAAGACCGCCGGGAAGACGTCGATGGAAGCGATGCGGGCGCTGAAACGACGCCTGTCCGACATCGTCTACCGGCAGATGATCGACGACGCCACGGCCGGCCAGGTGACGGGCCCGGGAGGACAACGAGGAACGACTACTGACTCCAGCGTGACCAGCTCACATCCCCATGCCGGCTCTTCGGAGAAGTCACTTCCCGGACCCGCCGCCACCCAGCTTAGAACCCCGCTCCCGACGATGGCTTGA
- a CDS encoding alpha/beta fold hydrolase, giving the protein MPHGNDSGLMTTSPASGNQLDEADPRSPDQQPRRSRVRRRPRIIASTTLLTVVGLLLANAAMVSWQAAPATGDSTLHLDGGDIHVSQDGPRDAPALVLIHGLGASTEWWSPIVPTLATSYRVIRIDLLGHGRSAKPAGGGYAIPQQGRRVGQALDQLGVEHATVIGHSTGGYVATALAEHRSDLVTALALINTGPRLDTFISDGPVGKLVFVPVLGQLLWRLRTDGILRRGLSTAFAPGFHVPQQLVDDTRSMTYHALTATSRASEDYLAQRPLPDRLTSLATPLLVIFGELDQRWRSSSAALYRSITGAKVELVRGVGHSPMLEDPPRTAGLLLSFIS; this is encoded by the coding sequence GTGCCGCACGGCAACGACAGTGGGCTCATGACGACATCGCCAGCTTCCGGCAACCAGCTCGACGAGGCTGACCCGCGCTCGCCCGACCAGCAGCCGCGTAGGAGTCGCGTCCGCCGGCGGCCCCGCATCATCGCCTCGACAACCCTACTCACGGTCGTCGGATTGCTCCTGGCGAACGCGGCAATGGTGAGCTGGCAGGCCGCCCCCGCCACCGGAGACTCGACCCTGCATCTCGACGGCGGCGACATCCACGTCAGCCAGGACGGACCCCGCGACGCCCCGGCACTCGTGCTGATCCACGGCCTCGGCGCCTCGACCGAGTGGTGGAGTCCGATAGTCCCGACGCTGGCAACGTCCTATCGTGTCATCCGAATCGACCTGCTCGGACATGGCCGGTCCGCCAAACCGGCCGGCGGCGGCTATGCGATCCCACAGCAAGGACGCCGCGTCGGGCAGGCACTCGACCAGCTCGGCGTCGAACACGCCACAGTGATCGGTCACTCCACCGGCGGCTACGTCGCCACCGCGCTCGCCGAACACCGAAGCGACCTGGTGACCGCGCTCGCGCTCATCAACACTGGACCTCGCCTGGACACCTTCATCTCGGACGGGCCGGTGGGCAAGCTCGTCTTCGTCCCTGTGCTGGGTCAATTACTGTGGCGACTTCGGACCGATGGGATTCTGCGCCGGGGCTTGAGCACCGCGTTCGCGCCAGGCTTCCACGTCCCGCAGCAGCTCGTCGACGACACGCGCAGCATGACCTATCACGCGCTCACGGCAACATCGCGGGCGTCCGAGGACTATCTGGCCCAGCGACCACTTCCGGATCGGCTCACGAGCCTCGCCACACCACTGCTGGTCATCTTCGGCGAGCTCGACCAGAGGTGGCGGTCCTCCTCGGCGGCGTTGTACCGCTCCATCACAGGTGCGAAGGTCGAGTTGGTGCGCGGTGTCGGCCACTCACCCATGC
- a CDS encoding helix-turn-helix domain-containing protein, with amino-acid sequence MAGFRDRGVAAVGQRVIPHPAVTLALEFGSGPLIVDDAAGRQQRGSLVAGLGFGSDALWVRGENFEAVQVRLSPVIARAILGVSPSDLNGAVVTLDDVWGRQASHVREQLCDASSWEDRFALVDALLADRWHAGSRTAGSPVDPEVAWAWKRILVSRGQTRVDRLAAEVGWSRKRMWYRFQSQIGAAPKRAAKLVRFDHAIHRLVAGEHAARVAADSGYSDQSHLHRDVVAFTGSTPATAIGQPWLAVDDIAWPDRNASQRKAAHTPVQLQ; translated from the coding sequence ATGGCCGGATTTCGTGATCGCGGCGTGGCCGCGGTCGGCCAGCGGGTGATCCCACACCCGGCGGTGACGCTGGCCCTGGAGTTCGGCTCCGGCCCGCTCATCGTGGACGATGCCGCAGGGCGGCAACAACGGGGAAGTCTCGTCGCCGGGCTCGGATTCGGATCCGACGCGCTCTGGGTGCGCGGCGAGAATTTCGAGGCCGTGCAGGTACGCCTGTCCCCGGTCATCGCTCGCGCAATTCTAGGCGTGTCGCCGAGCGACCTGAACGGTGCCGTAGTGACCCTCGACGACGTGTGGGGCCGACAGGCGTCGCACGTGCGTGAGCAACTGTGCGACGCCTCGTCGTGGGAGGACCGGTTCGCGTTGGTCGACGCGTTGCTCGCCGACCGGTGGCACGCCGGCTCGCGTACCGCAGGATCACCCGTGGATCCGGAGGTGGCCTGGGCCTGGAAGCGGATCCTCGTCAGTCGTGGCCAAACCCGGGTCGACAGACTGGCGGCCGAGGTCGGCTGGAGTCGTAAGCGTATGTGGTACCGGTTCCAGTCGCAGATCGGCGCGGCGCCCAAGCGCGCCGCCAAGCTGGTCCGTTTCGACCACGCGATCCACCGCCTGGTCGCGGGTGAACACGCAGCCCGAGTCGCCGCCGATAGCGGCTACTCCGACCAGTCCCACCTACATCGCGACGTCGTAGCGTTCACCGGATCGACCCCGGCGACCGCAATCGGTCAACCATGGCTGGCGGTCGACGACATCGCCTGGCCCGATCGCAACGCAAGCCAGCGAAAAGCCGCTCACACCCCCGTGCAGCTCCAATAA